From a single Lolium rigidum isolate FL_2022 chromosome 7, APGP_CSIRO_Lrig_0.1, whole genome shotgun sequence genomic region:
- the LOC124678029 gene encoding protein SRG1-like, whose product MSARDWKELPNRYMLREQDRHGGIPAVEEMPEPLPLVDISRLPAADEAAKLRVALENWGLFLATKHGIETSLLDALLDGGRDFFHQLPQMKQEFIMQTGGSQDHPIDWSERVRLTIEPEDERDMSRWPDYQHYFRDVMQEYVCKSKKIRDQVVRAIAMLLELEEDHLVSMFTDRAITFAVVNYYPPCPAPDGVFGFRPHSDGRVITILLADKAIGGLQVCKDGRWYNVPTKPGCLLIFVGDSLEIMSNGAFKAAFHRVVTNPVKERVSLALFFGVGADTVLEPAPALLDDTRPARYRKMRAKEYAQGILEHFRRSERMIETMKI is encoded by the exons ATGTCGGCCCGCGATTGGAAGGAGCTGCCGAACCGGTACATGCTGCGGGAGCAAGATCGCCATGGTGGCATTCCAGCCGTGGAGGAGATGCCGGAGCCCCTCCCATTGGTTGATATCAGTCGGCTGCCTGCCGCCGATGAGGCTGCCAAGCTCCGGGTGGCACTTGAGAACTGGGGACTCTTCCTG GCAACAAAACACGGAATTGAAACATCGCTCCTGGACGCTCTCTTGGACGGCGGAAGGGACTTCTTTCATCAGCTGCCGCAGATGAAGCAAGAATTTATCATGCAGACAGGCGGCAGCCAAGATCATCCCATAGACTGGTCTGAGCGGGTGCGGTTAACGATCGAGCCAGAGGATGAGAGGGACATGTCCCGTTGGCCCGATTACCAACATTATTTCAG GGATGTGATGCAGGAGTACGTATGTAAATCAAAGAAGATTAGAGACCAAGTCGTGCGAGCAATCGCCATGCTCCTGGAGCTAGAGGAGGACCACTTGGTCAGCATGTTCACGGACAGGGCCATCACCTTCGCAGTGGTCAACTACTACCCGCCATGCCCGGCGCCTGACGGTGTGTTCGGCTTCAGGCCTCACTCCGATGGCCGTGTGATCACGATTCTCCTCGCGGACAAGGCCATCGGTGGCCTACAAGTTTGCAAAGACGGCAGGTGGTACAATGTTCCGACGAAACCTGGTTGTCTGCTCATATTCGTGGGAGACTCCCTGGAG ATAATGAGCAACGGGGCTTTCAAAGCCGCCTTTCACAGGGTTGTCACGAATCCTGTGAAAGAAAGGGTCTCTCTAGCTTTGTTCTTCGGCGTGGGGGCAGATACTGTGCTTGAGCCAGCTCCTGCCTTGCTAGACGACACTCGGCCAGCAAGATACAGGAAGATGCGGGCCAAAGAGTACGCACAAGGGATCCTTGAGCATTTTAGACGATCTGAGAGAATGATAGAAACCATGAAGATCTAA
- the LOC124678030 gene encoding protein SRG1-like, which translates to MSARDWKELPNRYMLREQDRHGGIPAVEEMPEPLPLVDISRLPAADEAAKLRVALENWGLFLATKHGIETSLLDALLDGGREFFHQLPQMKQEFSHQIGGSQDQPIDWSERVRLAIEPEDERDMSRWPNYPHYFRDVMQEYVCKSKKIRDQVVRAIARLLELEEDHLVSMFTDRAITFAVVNYYPPCPAPDGVFGFRPHSDGRVITILLTDKAIGGLQVCKDGRWWYNVPTKPGCLLIFVGDSLEVISFL; encoded by the exons ATGTCGGCCCGCGATTGGAAGGAGCTGCCGAACCGGTACATGCTGCGGGAGCAAGATCGCCATGGTGGCATTCCAGCCGTGGAGGAGATGCCGGAGCCCCTCCCATTGGTTGATATCAGTCGGCTGCCTGCCGCCGATGAGGCTGCCAAGCTCCGGGTGGCACTTGAGAACTGGGGACTCTTCCTG GCAACAAAACACGGAATTGAAACATCGCTCTTGGACGCTCTGTTGGATGGCGGAAGGGAGTTCTTTCATCAGCTGCCGCAAATGAAGCAAGAATTTAGCCATCAGATAGGCGGCAGCCAAGATCAGCCCATAGACTGGTCTGAGCGGGTGCGCTTGGCGATCGAGCCAGAGGATGAGAGGGACATGTCCCGTTGGCCCAATTACCCACATTATTTCAG GGATGTGATGCAGGAGTACGTATGTAAATCAAAGAAGATTAGAGACCAAGTCGTGCGAGCAATCGCCAGGCTCCTAGAGCTAGAGGAGGACCACTTGGTCAGCATGTTCACGGACAGGGCCATCACCTTCGCAGTGGTCAACTACTACCCGCCATGCCCGGCGCCTGACGGTGTGTTCGGCTTCAGGCCTCATTCCGATGGCCGTGTGATCACGATTCTCCTCACGGACAAGGCCATCGGTGGCCTGCAAGTTTGCAAAGACGGCAGGTGGTGGTACAATGTTCCGACGAAACCTGGTTGTCTGCTCATATTCGTGGGAGACTCCCTGGAGGTAATTAGCTTCCTGTAA